Within Halobacterium jilantaiense, the genomic segment GGTCCTCGAACCCGGCGAGCGGGTTGGCAGTCACGAACGAGTGCAGCGGCCACGCGCGGCCGACATCGGCGGCGGCGGCCCTGACGGCGTCTTGGACGTCGATTTCAGTGCTCATTGTGGTCCTCCGTGGGAGACAGCAGGGTGTGGGTCGGTGGCTGCGTGGCGTTGACGAGGCGCACGTAGAGCCGGTCGCTGACGCGGTACGCGCCGGTCTCGATGGCGACGTACGTCGCGAGGAAGGCGGTCGCGATGAGGGCGTGGACGACAGTCAGGTCGGCCGGTGCGACGGCGACCGGGCTGCCGGCGAGCAACCCCTCGACGGCGGTGTAGGTGAGGGCGTACACCGCGACGCTCGGCAGGAAGACGAGCGGGGCGGCCGCGTACCGGTAGGTCGCGGGGACGCTGGTGCTGCGGAGCGCCGCGCGGGTGGCGTGCATCGTCGTCAGCACGACGAGGCCGGCGAGCAGGAGGCCGGCGTCCACGTGGAGGCCCTTCCCGGTGATACCGGCGAAGACGGCACCACCGACGAGGCCGGTGACCACCGTGGCGGCGGCGCGGACCGGCCCGGTGCCAGTGGTCTCGTGCGCGGTGTCGGCGGGGGCGGTGTGTTCGACCTCCTCGCCGACTGAGAGGAACAGGTAGGCCTTGTAGCAGCCGTGGAGCACGAGGTGGGCGACGGCGGCGGCGAAGAATCCGAGGCCGACCTGCAGGAGCATGAACCCCATCTGGCCGACCGTCGAGCAGCCGAGCCTGGTCTTGGCGTCGACCTGCACGGACTTCAGGAGCTTCCCGGTGAGGGCGCTGACGGCACCGACCGCAGCGACCACGAGCAGGACACTTGCGTCCGCGGTGACGACCGGCGCGAACCGGACGAGGAGCACGCCGCCGGCGTTCACGAAGCCGGCGTGCATCAGCGCGGACGCTGGGGTGGGGGCCGTCATCGAGGACAGCAGCCACGTCTGGAAGGGCACCAGCGCGGACTGCACCATCGCCGCGAGCAGGAGCGCCCCGGCGGCCGTCAGGAGGACAGGGTCGGGGAGCGTATCGGCGGCCGCGGTCGCGCCGGAGACCGTCGTCGCACCGGTCTGCCACGCGAGCACAGCGGCGGCCACGGCGACGAGCGCGGTGCTGGCGAGGAAGTACCGGCGGGCGAGGCGGCCGGCGGCCGCAGCCTGGGGCCAGTCGGCACCCCCGTGGCCGATGAGGGCCGCCATCGACAGCCCCATCGCGAGCCACGCCGCGACGAACAGCAGCAGTGCGTCGGCCGCGACGAGGACGAGCACGGCGAGTGTGAACGCGAGCGTCAGCCCGAAGAAGCGTCCGAGGGCGCGGTCACCGGCGAGGTACCGGCGGGCGTAGCTGTGCACGATGCCGCTGAAGAACGTGACGGCCACCCAGAGCACGACCGTCAGGCCGTCCACGGCGAACGGGCCGGCGGTCACGGCTCCGTCCCGGACGAACGCGGCGAGCGCGACGAGGCTGCCGAGCCAGAGCAGCCAGACGAGCCGCGTCACCGCGAGCGGGAGGCGGGCCGGGTCGCGCGGTGGTGCGTCGAGCGGTCCGACAGTCGTCGTCGAGTCGTCTCCTGTCATCGTTTGCGGTCGGTCGGCGGCGGAGCGAGGCGAGAACGGCGCGTGCACTCGCCGCCGGCCACTACCAGCTATTCGAACGTAGTGGTTGTTAAAGCTGTCTGAAGCTACCACTTCGTTCGTGCTTGTGCGAATAAGGACCGTATTGTTCTTTGAGCCGCGCTTACTCTTCGTTCGCGCCGTTCGTGTCGAAGCGCCCGAACGGCGTCGTCTCGTGGCTGCGCACGAGCACCTCGTCGGCGACGGTCAATCCCATGTCGAGGAGCGCCTGCGCGACCGGCGTGATGTCGTCGTCGGACCGCCCCACGGCGGTCACGAGGAGGTTCTGCTCGCCGGTCACCAGCTCTTGGACCGACACCACGCCGTCGATGTCGAGGATGTCCTCGATCAGGTCCCCGCGTTCGGGGATCGACGCCGTACAGAACAACAGCATCCGGAGCGGATACCCCGACTCGTCGTAGTCCACGTCGGCGCTGTACCCCTTCACGACGCCGTCCGACTCCAGGCGTTGAATTCGCTTCCGGACGGCGCTGTCCGAGATGCCGGCCCGGTCGGCGATGTCGGCCGACGACGCGTTACGCGCGTCGGCCTGGAGGGCGTACAGGATGGCGCGGTCGACGTCGTCGAGCGTTCCGTCGTCCATGCGTCGGCGTTCGAGCGGCCGGTACTTACGTTTGCAGGACCCGCGGCCGACCGCTGAATCGGCGACGAGCCGGCTCGAACGGTCGCCTTACGCAGAGTTCGGTGAGGTTTCTGCAGACACCGGCCCGATTAACAATCAGGGGCGGGCGGTAACAGTGAGACGCATGGCCCAACAGATGCAAGCAGAGCGGTCGAAAGATGCCGCCGAACGAACCGGACGAGACCCATTCGTCGTCGCCGCGCTGGCGTCCATCCCGCTGTCGTGGTACTACTTCTTCGGAAAGAAGGACCGCGAGCGGGGAATCCTCGTCGGGCTCTGGGCTCCGACGCTGCTGGCGTTTGGGAGCTACTTCCGGCAGGCGCGGATGCACGAGATGATGGAACGCAGTTCGAGCAGCCTCGTCAGTCGCGTGCAGCGGGTCGTCGAACAGTAGACTGGGACGCGGCTAGCGCCGCGCGCCGGAGCGGTGCGTGGCGACGCGCCAGTCCAGTTCCGACCATTGCTTCTCGCCGCCGAGTAGGCTGCGGCCCGGAACCGACAAGCGACGACTTACTATCGGTATCGCCGTGCAACGGAGGGGAACGATGGCTTCACAGCCGAACGTCGTCGTCGTGGTCGCCGACACGACCCGGGTCGACGACGCCTACGACGCAGCGGTCGCCCCGACACTCGCGGACCTCGCCGACTCGGGGACGCGGGCGACGCGAGCGTTCTCCGCGGCACCCTGGACGCTCCCCTCGCACGCGTCGATGCTCACTGGCACGCACACGTCCCGGCACGGCGCGCACGCGGGCCACGAACGCCTCGACGGCGACCTCCCGGTGCTCCCGGAGTGTTTCCGGGCCGCCGGCTACGACACCGTCTGCGTGTCGAGCAACACGTGGCTGAGCGTCGAATCGGGCTTCGGCCAGGGGTTCGGCGAGTTCGAGCAGACCTGGCAGGCCGTCCAGTCGGAGAACGCGCTCAGCGAACTCGTCGACGAGACCGAAGAGCGCCGGCTCCGGGCTGTCGGCCGGCGGCTCTTCGACGGCAACCCCGTGGCGAACGCGGCGAACGTCCTCTACCGGCTGCTCGTGCGCGGGCGGTCGGACGACGGCGCGGCGCGCGCCACGTCGTTCGTCGAGGACTTGCTCGCCGGCCGGGACGGCGACGACCCCTTCTTCCTGTTCGCGAACTACCTCGAACCGCACCTGGAGTACCGGCCGCCGCGCCGGCTCGCCGAGGAGTTCCTGCCGCCGACGGCGTCCTACGAGGCGGCGATGGACGTGCCCCAGGAACCCTGGGCGTACCTGGCCGGCGGCGTCTCGCTCTCGGAGTCGGACCTGGCGATGCTGCGCGGGCTCTACCGGGCCGAAATCGCGTACGTCGACGAACAGCTCGCGGCGCTCAGGGAGGCACTGCGGGCGGCCGGCGAGCTGGCGAACACGGTGTTCGTGGTGACGGCCGACCACGGGGAGAACATCGGCGACCACGGGCTGATGGACCACCAGTACTGCCTCTACGACTCGCTGGTCCACGTCCCGCTCGTGTTCTCCGGCGGCAGTTTCGAGGGCGGCGGCGACCTGACGGAGCTCGTGAGCCTCGTCGACCTCGCGCCGACGCTGCTCGACGCGGCCGGCATCGACGCGCCCGCGGCCCGCGAGTCGTTCCAAGGCGTCTCCGTCCACCCGGACGCGGACACCGAACCGAGGGAGTTCGTGGTGAGCGAGTACGCCGAGCCGCAGCCGTCGATGGCCGCGCTCGAACGCAATCTCGGGCGTGTGCCTGACGACCTCCGCGTCCACGACCGGTCGCTGCGCGCGGTCCGGACGGACGCCCACAAACTCGTCTGGGGGTCAGACGGCTCGCGAGCGCTCTACGACCTGGACGCCGACCCGGGTGAGACGACGGACGTGGCTGTCGACCGGCCGGCGGTCGTCGACGACCTGACGGCGACCCTCGACGACTGGCTGGCGTCCTTCGAGCACGCGGACGCCGACGGGCCGGTGACCATCTCCGGGGACCGCAAGGACCGGCTGGAACAGCTCGGGTACCTCCAGTAGGCCGCGAGAAGTGCCGTAGCCCCGGCTTACCGGTCGTCAGAACGCGGCACGCGGCGACTCGTCGGAGCGCGACCGGTCGGCGCGGAGAATCAGTCGGAGTTCGAGACGGCGTCGAAGTCCTCTTCGGCGACGTGAGCCGGGTTCGCGTCGTCGCCGCGGAAGCGTTCGGCGAGGAGCGCGCGCCACTCGGCGGCCGGTGGGAGCGGCGTGTTGTCGAACAGCGAGGTGTCGTCGGGGGCGCGGAAGACGGCGATGAGCGACCACATCGTGCAGGCGGAGAACGACCCGAGCGCGGAGAACTCCATGCCGAGCGTGAAGAACGTCATCGAGTAGACGCCGCCGATGAGCATCGAGGGGATGCTCGTGGCGCGCGGAACGCGGGCGGCGGCGTCCCGGAGCGTCGGGTAGAGGAAGATTACGGAGGTCATGCTGCCGACGAGGAAGACGATGTCCTGCCACATCATCGGCACTCACTCGTGAACTCAGCCGTAGTCAGTTGGGGGTGGTACTCCATACAGTAGGCACAGCCTGCAACCCTAAGTATAGATTGGTTACTGGCGGTACAGACCCCCTACTGCCAGTTTAGAGGGAGAACGGGTTATCGCGTCTCTCGGACGAACTGCGATTTTGGTTCGGCGAGCGTACAGACCCAATCCGGTCACAGTAGTTGCACGTGCTTCGGTACCATTACTCGAAAGCGTCGGTAAGCCAGCAGTACCGAAGCGAGTAGACACTCACGCCGCGCGCAGTGCGGCGAGTGCCGCGACGAGCACGGCGAGTAGTGCGCCGGCCGGTCCCGGCCCGGGCGCGGAGCCACCCGAGGACTCGCCAGCGTCGGAGGTCGCTGTCGGCGTCGCAGTGGACGAGGTCGTGGTGGTAGCAGTGGTCGACGCGTCCCGCGTGGACGCCGGGCCGTCGGTGCTCGTCGGCGAGCGGTCGGTGGTCGTCTGTCGACTCGGAGCGTCCTCGCTGGGCGCGCGCACGGCGAGCGTGCCGGCCGACGTGTCACCGACGGACAGCCGGTAGTCTCCGGGCGTGTCGAAGGCCACGTCGACCGCGACCGTCACCGACGCACGCGGGGGAACAGTGACGCGCCGCGTCGTCGCCGTCGACCCGTTGGCGGTCACTGCCACCGTCACGTCCGTCTGCCAGTCGACATTGCTGTCGACGGTCACGGACACCGGAACGGCGTCGCCGACCGTGGCTGTCGACGCGGTGACGCTCGCGCCCGACACCCGCACCGCATCGGCGTCACGCACGCCGACGGCGAACGAGGAGAACCCGGGCGTGTCCGCTTCGAGGACGACACTGTCGGCCGTGCGCTCGACGACGGTGGTGGCGAGGCGCGCCCAGTCGCCGTCGTGGTACCGGTAGACCGCCGCCGACTCGGGGTCGACTCCGGTGTCCGCGAACCGGTCGGCCGACACCGCGACCGTCATCGTCGCGCCAGACACGTCGGCGTCGTCGAACGAGTGTGTCACCTCGACGTGCCCGACGGCCCGACCGTCGAACGACGGCGCGCCCGGTGCCGGGTCCGCCGACGACGCCACCGACAGCGAGTAGTCCATGGACGTGCTCGTGGTCACGGCCAGCGACGCGACGCTCACCGGCCCACGCGTGGCGTTCCCGAACGGGACCGAGAGTTCGCTGCCCGCGTCCGCGTTCTCGACGGCGGCAGCGGCCGACACGGTGCCGGTCGTCGTGACGGACACCGACGGACCGTCTGGGACCGGGGCCGACACGGAACTCGACGAGCGCGTCGCGCCGCCACCACTGCCCGCGCCGCCGTCGCCCGACTCGGACTGCGTGGTGTCGACGGTCGCGGTCGCCGACTGCCCGTCGGCACCGTCGGTGCCGCTGCCGTCGGTCGCGGCGAACAGCGTGGCGGTGTACTCGCCGTCCGCGTCGACCGCGACCGTCGCCGTGTAGGTACCGTTGGACTCCGTGAAGTCGTTCGTCGTCAGCGTCGCCGTGTCCGCACCGGTGACCGCGACGCCGATGTCCGTCAGCGTCACCGAACTGTCGAAGGAGACTCGCACGGACTGCCCGTCACCGCTCGTCGCCGAGAACCCGGAGACGAACGAAGCCGTCGGCGAGTCGTCAGTGGTGCCGACGGTGACGCTGTTCGTCTCGCCGCTCGCACCGTCGTCGGTGCCGTTCTTCGCGGTCTGGAGGACCGCGGTGTACGTGCCGTTCGACGACCCGACGTAGGTCGCCGTGTACGTCTCCCCGGACTGCGTGAAGTTCGACTCCGTGAGCGTCGCCGTTTCGGCTCCCGAGATGTCGACCGAGATGGCGTCGAGCGGTTCGTCGCTACCGAACGACACCGTGACGTTCTGTGCCTCCGGGTTCGTCGCGCTGAACCCGGAGATGATGGGCGCAGCAGTCGCCACTTCGACCGTTCCCGACGCGCCACCGCCGTCGTTCCCGTCGGCGTCGAGCGCGCTCGCCAGTGTCGCCGAGTACTGGCCGTCGGCGTTCGCGGCGTACGTCACGACGTACGAGCCGTCGGTCGTCGTCGTCGGATTGTCGGTGCTGACGCTCGCCGTCTCCGGCCCAGTGAAGTCGACGGCGACCTCGTCGATCGGTTCGTCGGCGTCGAACTCGACGCGGACCTGCTGGCCGTCCGGATTCGTCACCGAGTAGTTCGAGACGGTGGGCGGCGTCGTGTCGACTTCGGCGCTGTCGGTCTGCCCGGTCGCGCCGTCGTTCCCGAGGCCGTCGTCGGCCACAGTCAGCGTGGCGTCGTACCAGCCGTCGGCGTTCTCGTCGTAGGTCGCGTAGTAGGTGTACGGCCCCGACCCCGTCTCGGTGAGAGAGGAGAGCGTCGTCGTTCCCGTCGGCGTCTCCAGCTCGACCGCCGTCGACGCGAGACGCTCGCTCGCGTCGAAGCTCACGTTCACCGTCTGCGCGCTCGGGTTCGTCACCGACACGTTCGAGATGGTCGGCGTCACCGTGTCCACCTCGACGCTGTCGCTCTCGGCACCAGCGCCGTCGTTCCCCGCGGCGTCCGCAGCGGTGTCGAGGGTCGCGTCGTAGGTGCCGTTGGTGCCGTCGTCGAACGTCGCCTCGTAGGTGTACGGCCCCGACCCGGTCTCGGTGAACGCCGACCGCGTGAGCGTCCGGGTCGTCGCGCCGGAGACGGCGACCGACGCCGCGTCGAGGGGCTCGTCCGTCTCGACGGTGACGGTGACGGCCTGTCCGTCCGGGTTCGAGACGGCGAACGACTGCACGGCGGGAGCCGTCGAGTCGACCTCGAAGGCGGCGTCGCTCGCGTCGACCCCCTCGTTCGAACTGCTGTCGCTGGCGGTCACGCGCACGAGCGCGGCCGTCGTGTCGTCGGTGGGTGCCGTCCAGTCGTAGCTACCGTCGTTCGCCAGCCCGCTCGCAATCGGCGTCCACGTACTCCCACCGTCGGCAGAGTACTCGATTTGGACGTCGTCGGTGACCGTGACGTTGTCCGTGGCAGTCCACTCGATAGTAACAGTGTCGTCGCCAGCGTACAGCTCGCCGCCGTTCGGTGTCGTCACCGTCACGTCGGGCGCGGCCTCGTCGACGAGTGCCGACGCGGTCTGCTCGCTGGCCGCGTCGGTCACGCCGTCGCTCGCCGTCTGGAGCGTGAAGTCGTAGGTGCCGTCCGTGCTCCCCTCGTAGGTCGCGGCGTATTCGAAGCCGCCCGCGGTCGCCGTCTTCGAGAAGTCCGCGAGCGACAGCGACGCCGACTCCGCGCCCGAGACCGCCACGTCGACGGCCGTCAGGTCGTCGCTGGAGTCGAACGAAACCGTCGCGTTCCGGTCTCCGGCGGTGTCGACCGCCGAGAACCCCGAAATCGCTGGCGGGGTGTCGACAGTGAACGAGACCGTCGTGCTGTCGCTGTTCCCCACGCTGTCGGTCGCAGAGACGGCCACGTCCACAGAGCCGTTCGGGAGCGCCGGGACGCTGTCCCCGGCCGGGTCGATGGTGAGTGTCGTGCCGTCGAAAGCGACGCCGTCGGTGGTCGTTCGCGCGTTCGAGAGAACGGTCTCGGTGCTGTTCGATACCGACACTATCAGCGACGAACTGTCGACCCCGACAGTCGCGTCCGTCACGTCGACGGACACGGTCCGCTGGTCGTCAGTCACCGTGGTTCCCTCGGGCGCGAGGTTCGTGAACGTCGGTGCCGTCGTGTCGACGGTGAACGAGAACGACGTCTGGTTCCGGTTGTCGACGGTGTCGGCCGCCGAGACGGTCACGTCCACCGACCCGTCGGCCAGCGGCACGCCGGCGTCGCTCGTGTTCACCGTCAGCGTCGTGCCGCTGTAGGAGATGCCCGTGGCGTCCGTCGTCGCAGCGTCGAGCACGACGCCGCCGGCGTCCTCGACTGTCACCTCGATGCTGGACGCGTTCACGTCACGGGTCGCGTCCGACACGTCGAGAGTGAGCTCGGGCTGGCTGGACGCCTCGGGGCCAGTGGGCGCACCCGGCCCGAACGTCGGCGCGGTCGTGTCCACGGTCACGTTGGCGGTCTGACCGTCACCCCCGTCGTTCCCGGCGTCGTCTTCGGCGACGTCGAGTGTCGCGGTGTAGTCACCGTCGTCGCCGGTGTACGTCGCGGTGTAGACGTACGGCGCGCTCGCGTCGGCCGTCGTCGGCGTGAGCGTCGCCGTCCCCGTCGGCGTCTCCAGCGTGGCTGACGCCGTCGTCAACGTCTGGTTCACCTCGAAGGACACCTCGACGGTACCGCCGCCGGTGTGGGTCGCAGCGAGGTTCGAAACGGCTGGCGTCGAGGTGTCGACCGTGACCGACCCCGACGTGTCCGGGTCGGGGTCCTGCGTGTTCCCGACGAGGTCGGCGGCTCCCGACACCGCGACGGTCGCGTCGGCCTCCTCGTCGTTGTCGTCGACTGTCACGCTGCCCGACCACGTCTGCGGCCCGACGAAGCTCCCGGAGACCGACGTGTCGCCCTGCGCGAGCCCGGTCAGCGTGACCGTCGGCTCGGCTCCCTGGTCGACCGGCTCGTCGAATTCCACGGTCACGGACTGACTCGTGCCGGCGTCCGCGTCGTCGATGGTGCCGTCGCCGACGGTCACCGACGAGACCGACGGCAACACCGTGTCCTTCGTCACGTCCACCGGCTCGACGAACCCCTCGGCGTTCGCGAAACCGCCGTCCAGAGCCTGCGCGGACACGGTCAGCTGACTCTCGTTCAACGACGACACGTCGATGCCGGTGACCGTGACGCGGTCGCTACCGCCGGTCGACGCGGTCTGGCGGACGCTGCTGGTCCCGTCCGAGACCCGGACTTCGACCGTGTCGGCCTGCGAGCCCGAAACGAGGTCGACGGTGGCCTCGTAGCTCGTGGCGTTGCTCGCGGTGACGTTCCCCGCGAACACGTCCGTCGGCGCGACCGGGCCGCGCGTGTCCACGTCGAAGCTGTTCGACTCGTCCGGGTTCGGTGTCTGGACGTTCCCCGCCGTATCCGTCGCGTTCTCCACCCGGATAGTCGCGGTCGCGGCCTCGTTGTCGTCCCGAATAGTGACCGTTCCCGTCCACGTCGTGGCGTCGGTGAAGCTCCCGCTCGACACGTCGTACGTCCGGTTCAGCCCGACGACGGTCACGTTCGGCGCGGTCGTCTGCACGTCCTCGTCGAAGTCGACGGTGACCGTCTGCTCGACGCCGGCGTCCTCGGTCCCGATGGTCGCGTTCGTGATGGTCGCACTCGCGACGCCCGGCCGGTCGGCGTCTTTCGCCGGAGACGCGAGCCCCGTGCCCGTCGCCGCGTTCCCGCCGTCGTCTTCGAGGGTCGCGTCCACGGTCACGGTGCCGTCGTCGAGCGACGAGACGTCCAGCCCAGTGAACGCCACCTGGTCGGGATTGCTGTCGCCGTCGTCCTCGCTGGGGACGTACTGGCTGTCGGTCACCGTCGCACCGTTCGACAGCGCGACCGTGAGCGTCCCCGCCTCGTGGTCGTCGGGCAGGTCGACGGTGAGGTTGTAGTTCCCGTCGGTGGTCGCGTTGATGACGCCCGCCGTCGCGCCGGTCGGCGCGCTCGGTGGCTCGGTGTCGGCCAGCGGCACGCTGTCGGTCGGCGCGGTGTTCCCGGCACCGTCCGAGACCTCGTCCAGGCCGGCCGCCACCGTGTCGTTCCCGAGGTCAGTCCGCGTCACGTCGGCATCCAGCGTCAGCGTCGCCGTGGCCGAGTCGGCGGTGTGGCTCACCGACGACACCGCTGACGCACCCCCACTGGCCGCGTCGCCGTACGTGAAGTTCGCGGCGGTGAGCCCGGTCCCGTCTGTCGCCTCCACGCTCTCGTTGAACGACACCAGCACCGTGTCGTTCCCGACCTCCGCCTCGACGCCAGTAATACCCGGTGGCGTCGTGTCGACGGACACCGAGTCCGTGAGCCCACTGGACTGGTTGTTCGCGGCGTCGTTCCCGACGCTGTCGGTCGCGCTCGTCACCTCGGCGGTGTAGTCGCCGTCGCTGCCCCCCACGTACGTGTACGTGTAGGTGTACGTGCCGCTGTTGTTCGCCTCGGCGAAGTCACTCAGGTCGACCGTCGCCGACTCCGGCCCCGAGAGGTCGACGGTCGTCCCGTTCAGCTGTTCGTTCGTAGTGACCGAGACGCCCACGTCCTGCCCGGAGGGGTTGGTGACGGAGACGTCGGAGACGTACGGCGCGCTCCCGTCGATAAACACCTCGTCGTTGCCGCCACCGCTAAGCGACGACACCGACGAGATGTCCCCCACCTTCCCCTTGTCGAGTGCGTAAACGTCGTACGAGTTGTCCGGTTGCTCCAGCAAGCCGTCCGTTTTGCTTCCGGGGAACGACCCACTCGTTCCGCCGGTTCCGGTTTCCGTGATGTACGGTTCCCCGCTGTCGAACGCTCCGTTCCCGTTCTCGTCGATAACGATGTAGGACGCGTTCGGGGAATTCACGTAGTACTCGAAGGGGTCACCGCCAGCAATTGTCGACCCCGTTGTGACGTCGAAGTATTCGACCTGCCCGTGCCCAAGTCCCACACCACCAGTGCTGAGGAGTGCCAGTGAAACCACGACACCGAACAGTACAGCCCGCGTTCCCCCCCGAGAGTTCCCTGTCATGAGTATTGTCCCGCCTACCCCCCGAATCCGGCAGGCGAAGCTGGTTCGTCAGCCGTACCACAAGCCGTCACTAATGCGTTCGGGTCCAATTTCCAGCGCTGGTAACGCCAGCGAAATCCCGTGTTACCGGCGACACGTCGGGCGGAGGACAGCGAGGCGGCAGCACTGGCAATTCGATGAAACGCTTATCAGTGCGCGCGCTCTATCACGGCTATGACCTACGACACCGTCGTGTTCGACAACGACGGGGTCCTCGTTGGCCGCACCCGGTACGACGTACTGGAGCGGGCCACCGAGGAGACGTTCAACCGGTTCGACGTAGAAGACCCCGACCCAGAAGACGTCGAGGCGATGACCATCGGTGCGACCCCCAAGACCGTGGGAGACGTCTGCAGCCGGTACGGCATCTCCCCGAAGGACTTCTGGCCGGAGCGCGACAAGGCGCTCACGGAAGCCCAGCGAGACGAAGTCCGGGAGGGTCGCAAGACCCTCTACGACGACCTCGACACGCTGGAGACCCTCGACGTGAACATGGGCATCGTGTCCTCGAACCAGCAGGCCACCGTGGACTTCGTCCTCGACCACTTCGGCGTCCGAGACCTCTTCGGCACCGCGTACGGCCGCGAGCCGACGATTCAGAGCCTCGAGCGACGGAAGCCGAACTCCCACTACATCGACCGCGCGCTCGCGGACCTCGACGCCGACACCGCGCTGTTCGTCGGCGACAACGAGAGCGACATCCGCGCCGCCGAGAACGCCGGCATCGACTCGGCGTTCATCCGGCGACCCCACCGCGAGAGCTGGGAACTGAACGTCTGGCCGACCTGGGACATCGACTGCCTCAGCGACCTGCACGATATCTGCGAGTAATCGAGCGAGGAGTCTAACGGCCCTCCGGCCCCGATGGGGTCTCTCGGGCTGCCTCAGCCGGTCGCCCTGCGCCCACAAGGATTATGAGTGACAAGCCTCTCTGTACGGTTGCAATGGCGACAGGCACCGTTGACTTCTTCAACGACACTGGCGGCTACGGTTTCATCGAGACTGAGGACGCGGACGAAGACGTTTTCTTCCACATGGAGGACGTCGGCGGCCCGGACCTGGAGGAGGGACAGGAGG encodes:
- a CDS encoding HAD family hydrolase; this translates as MTYDTVVFDNDGVLVGRTRYDVLERATEETFNRFDVEDPDPEDVEAMTIGATPKTVGDVCSRYGISPKDFWPERDKALTEAQRDEVREGRKTLYDDLDTLETLDVNMGIVSSNQQATVDFVLDHFGVRDLFGTAYGREPTIQSLERRKPNSHYIDRALADLDADTALFVGDNESDIRAAENAGIDSAFIRRPHRESWELNVWPTWDIDCLSDLHDICE
- a CDS encoding cold-shock protein, giving the protein MATGTVDFFNDTGGYGFIETEDADEDVFFHMEDVGGPDLEEGQEVEFDIEQADKGPRATNLTRL